From the Phoenix dactylifera cultivar Barhee BC4 chromosome 10, palm_55x_up_171113_PBpolish2nd_filt_p, whole genome shotgun sequence genome, one window contains:
- the LOC103703255 gene encoding auxin response factor 18-like isoform X3, translated as MAMEAATEFPAVDPQVWHACAGPAAKLPAVRSAVWYFPQGHAEQASSLPDFPAGSGWRPPFFLCRAAAIGFHADPETDEVFARILLDPRPTPPLSLSPEPPLSSVEGPDDGGAMAFAKVLTPSDANNGGGFSVPRFCADSIFPPLDMTADPPVQNVTIRDVHGKVWTFRHIYRGTPRRHLLTTGWSKFVNAKKLIAGDSVVFIKNRHGLLYAGIRRASRPCAGGPQDYFRHAPQAAPSPPPAAAGAAAPDDRSKMNMGIGKGFSTDVRGTIPAEAVVEAVRLAEMGHQFAVVHYPRASAADFVVGVEKVNAALRVPWAAGMRVRMSVQTEGFSRTTVFRGTVSGTTVQDQARWPLSPWRMLQVTWDESEVSQYLQSVNPWQVELDSATSQMQTPNSDTKKPRLLQFPSLFMDAEERMFFPMRGMTNTMMANIEPTQFSYNMFPAGMQGARHNSKTAEVSKELNAASTPQSESSSPLSQGSIHFQGMELPATAVCNPNKENIRPPFQLFGQIIHVDQSPDADDDKGQQCIKEFQL; from the exons ATGGCGATGGAGGCTGCTACCGAGTTCCCGGCGGTCGATCCCCAGGTCTGGCACGCCTGCGCCGGCCCCGCAGCCAAGCTCCCCGCCGTGAGATCCGCTGTCTGGTACTTCCCCCAGGGACACGCCGAGCAGGCTTCCTCCCTGCCCGACTTCCCCGCCGGGAGCGGCTGGCGCCCCCCGTTCTTCCTCTGCCGCGCGGCTGCCATCGGCTTCCACGCCGACCCCGAAACCGACGAGGTCTTCGCTCGCATCCTCCTCGACCCCCGCCCCACTCCGCCGCTGTCTCTCTCGCCGGAGCCGCCGTTGTCCTCGGTGGAGGGGCCGGACGACGGCGGGGCGATGGCCTTCGCGAAGGTTCTGACGCCGAGCGACGCGAACAATGGCGGGGGTTTCTCGGTGCCGAGGTTCTGCGCGGACTCTATATTTCCGCCGCTGGACATGACGGCGGATCCGCCTGTCCAGAACGTGACGATCCGCGATGTCCATGGGAAGGTGTGGACGTTCCGGCATATCTACCGGGGGACACCTCGCCGACACCTGCTGACCACCGGGTGGAGCAAGTTCGTGAACGCCAAGAAGCTCATTGCAGGCGACTCGGTGGTCTTCATCAAGAACCGGCATGGCCTTCTCTACGCGGGAATCCGGCGAGCTTCGCGGCCCTGTGCCGGTGGACCCCAGGACTACTTCCGCCACGCCCCCCAGGctgctccttctcctcctcctgcgGCGGCGGGGGCGGCGGCGCCGGATGACAGGTCTAAGATGAATATGGGCATCGGAAAGGGATTTTCGACGGATGTCCGGGGGACGATTCCGGCGGAGGCGGTGGTGGAGGCGGTGCGGTTGGCGGAGATGGGCCACCAATTTGCGGTGGTGCATTACCCGAGGGCCTCGGCGGCGGACTTTGTGGTAGGCGTGGAGAAGGTGAATGCGGCTTTGAGGGTCCCTTGGGCTGCCGGGATGAGAGTCAGAATGTCAGTACAGACAGAGGGATTCTCCAGGACAACGGTGTTCCGTGGAACAGTGTCCGGCACCACTGTCCAGGATCAAGCCCGGTGGCCCCTTTCTCCATGGCGGATGCTTCAG GTCACCTGGGATGAGTCAGAGGTTTCACAATACCTTCAAAGTGTCAATCCTTGGCAAGTGGAGCTAGATTCTGCCACTTCTCAGATGCAAACCCCAAACTCTGACACAAAGAAACCAAGGCTGTTACAGTTTCCCAGTTTATTCATGGATGCAGAGGAGAGAATGTTCTTTCCGATGAGAGGGATGACTAATACAATGATGGCGAATATAGAACCAACACAATTCAGTTACAATATGTTTCCTGCTGGCATGCAGGGAGCCAGGCATAATTCG AAAACAGCTGAGGTCTCTAAAGAATTGAATGCTGCGAGTACGCCACAATCGGAGAGCTCATCGCCTCTCAGCCAAGGTAGCATCCATTTCCAGGGCATGGAGCTTCCTGCTACTGCAGTTTGCAACCCAAACAAGGAAAATATTAGGCCTCCTTTTCAATTGTTTGGTCAGATCATCCACGTAGACCAGTCCCCTGATGCTGATGATGATAAAGGACAACAATG TATCAAAGAGTTTCAGCTATAG
- the LOC103703255 gene encoding auxin response factor 17-like isoform X1 — protein sequence MAMEAATEFPAVDPQVWHACAGPAAKLPAVRSAVWYFPQGHAEQASSLPDFPAGSGWRPPFFLCRAAAIGFHADPETDEVFARILLDPRPTPPLSLSPEPPLSSVEGPDDGGAMAFAKVLTPSDANNGGGFSVPRFCADSIFPPLDMTADPPVQNVTIRDVHGKVWTFRHIYRGTPRRHLLTTGWSKFVNAKKLIAGDSVVFIKNRHGLLYAGIRRASRPCAGGPQDYFRHAPQAAPSPPPAAAGAAAPDDRSKMNMGIGKGFSTDVRGTIPAEAVVEAVRLAEMGHQFAVVHYPRASAADFVVGVEKVNAALRVPWAAGMRVRMSVQTEGFSRTTVFRGTVSGTTVQDQARWPLSPWRMLQVTWDESEVSQYLQSVNPWQVELDSATSQMQTPNSDTKKPRLLQFPSLFMDAEERMFFPMRGMTNTMMANIEPTQFSYNMFPAGMQGARHNSVGVTKLPSFAPCITDNLYFDNQCGNDMQQKTAEVSKELNAASTPQSESSSPLSQGSIHFQGMELPATAVCNPNKENIRPPFQLFGQIIHVDQSPDADDDKGQQCIKEFQL from the exons ATGGCGATGGAGGCTGCTACCGAGTTCCCGGCGGTCGATCCCCAGGTCTGGCACGCCTGCGCCGGCCCCGCAGCCAAGCTCCCCGCCGTGAGATCCGCTGTCTGGTACTTCCCCCAGGGACACGCCGAGCAGGCTTCCTCCCTGCCCGACTTCCCCGCCGGGAGCGGCTGGCGCCCCCCGTTCTTCCTCTGCCGCGCGGCTGCCATCGGCTTCCACGCCGACCCCGAAACCGACGAGGTCTTCGCTCGCATCCTCCTCGACCCCCGCCCCACTCCGCCGCTGTCTCTCTCGCCGGAGCCGCCGTTGTCCTCGGTGGAGGGGCCGGACGACGGCGGGGCGATGGCCTTCGCGAAGGTTCTGACGCCGAGCGACGCGAACAATGGCGGGGGTTTCTCGGTGCCGAGGTTCTGCGCGGACTCTATATTTCCGCCGCTGGACATGACGGCGGATCCGCCTGTCCAGAACGTGACGATCCGCGATGTCCATGGGAAGGTGTGGACGTTCCGGCATATCTACCGGGGGACACCTCGCCGACACCTGCTGACCACCGGGTGGAGCAAGTTCGTGAACGCCAAGAAGCTCATTGCAGGCGACTCGGTGGTCTTCATCAAGAACCGGCATGGCCTTCTCTACGCGGGAATCCGGCGAGCTTCGCGGCCCTGTGCCGGTGGACCCCAGGACTACTTCCGCCACGCCCCCCAGGctgctccttctcctcctcctgcgGCGGCGGGGGCGGCGGCGCCGGATGACAGGTCTAAGATGAATATGGGCATCGGAAAGGGATTTTCGACGGATGTCCGGGGGACGATTCCGGCGGAGGCGGTGGTGGAGGCGGTGCGGTTGGCGGAGATGGGCCACCAATTTGCGGTGGTGCATTACCCGAGGGCCTCGGCGGCGGACTTTGTGGTAGGCGTGGAGAAGGTGAATGCGGCTTTGAGGGTCCCTTGGGCTGCCGGGATGAGAGTCAGAATGTCAGTACAGACAGAGGGATTCTCCAGGACAACGGTGTTCCGTGGAACAGTGTCCGGCACCACTGTCCAGGATCAAGCCCGGTGGCCCCTTTCTCCATGGCGGATGCTTCAG GTCACCTGGGATGAGTCAGAGGTTTCACAATACCTTCAAAGTGTCAATCCTTGGCAAGTGGAGCTAGATTCTGCCACTTCTCAGATGCAAACCCCAAACTCTGACACAAAGAAACCAAGGCTGTTACAGTTTCCCAGTTTATTCATGGATGCAGAGGAGAGAATGTTCTTTCCGATGAGAGGGATGACTAATACAATGATGGCGAATATAGAACCAACACAATTCAGTTACAATATGTTTCCTGCTGGCATGCAGGGAGCCAGGCATAATTCGGTCGGTGTAACCAAATTGCCCAGTTTTGCACCCTGTATTACTGATAACTTGTACTTTGATAATCAGTGTGGCAATGACATGCAACAGAAAACAGCTGAGGTCTCTAAAGAATTGAATGCTGCGAGTACGCCACAATCGGAGAGCTCATCGCCTCTCAGCCAAGGTAGCATCCATTTCCAGGGCATGGAGCTTCCTGCTACTGCAGTTTGCAACCCAAACAAGGAAAATATTAGGCCTCCTTTTCAATTGTTTGGTCAGATCATCCACGTAGACCAGTCCCCTGATGCTGATGATGATAAAGGACAACAATG TATCAAAGAGTTTCAGCTATAG
- the LOC103703255 gene encoding auxin response factor 17-like isoform X2, translated as MAMEAATEFPAVDPQVWHACAGPAAKLPAVRSAVWYFPQGHAEQASSLPDFPAGSGWRPPFFLCRAAAIGFHADPETDEVFARILLDPRPTPPLSLSPEPPLSSVEGPDDGGAMAFAKVLTPSDANNGGGFSVPRFCADSIFPPLDMTADPPVQNVTIRDVHGKVWTFRHIYRGTPRRHLLTTGWSKFVNAKKLIAGDSVVFIKNRHGLLYAGIRRASRPCAGGPQDYFRHAPQAAPSPPPAAAGAAAPDDRSKMNMGIGKGFSTDVRGTIPAEAVVEAVRLAEMGHQFAVVHYPRASAADFVVGVEKVNAALRVPWAAGMRVRMSVQTEGFSRTTVFRGTVSGTTVQDQARWPLSPWRMLQVTWDESEVSQYLQSVNPWQVELDSATSQMQTPNSDTKKPRLLQFPSLFMDAEERMFFPMRGMTNTMMANIEPTQFSYNMFPAGMQGARHNSVGVTKLPSFAPCITDNLYFDNQCGNDMQQKTAEVSKELNAASTPQSESSSPLSQGSIHFQGMELPATAVCNPNKENIRPPFQLFGQIIHVDQSPDADDDKGQQ; from the exons ATGGCGATGGAGGCTGCTACCGAGTTCCCGGCGGTCGATCCCCAGGTCTGGCACGCCTGCGCCGGCCCCGCAGCCAAGCTCCCCGCCGTGAGATCCGCTGTCTGGTACTTCCCCCAGGGACACGCCGAGCAGGCTTCCTCCCTGCCCGACTTCCCCGCCGGGAGCGGCTGGCGCCCCCCGTTCTTCCTCTGCCGCGCGGCTGCCATCGGCTTCCACGCCGACCCCGAAACCGACGAGGTCTTCGCTCGCATCCTCCTCGACCCCCGCCCCACTCCGCCGCTGTCTCTCTCGCCGGAGCCGCCGTTGTCCTCGGTGGAGGGGCCGGACGACGGCGGGGCGATGGCCTTCGCGAAGGTTCTGACGCCGAGCGACGCGAACAATGGCGGGGGTTTCTCGGTGCCGAGGTTCTGCGCGGACTCTATATTTCCGCCGCTGGACATGACGGCGGATCCGCCTGTCCAGAACGTGACGATCCGCGATGTCCATGGGAAGGTGTGGACGTTCCGGCATATCTACCGGGGGACACCTCGCCGACACCTGCTGACCACCGGGTGGAGCAAGTTCGTGAACGCCAAGAAGCTCATTGCAGGCGACTCGGTGGTCTTCATCAAGAACCGGCATGGCCTTCTCTACGCGGGAATCCGGCGAGCTTCGCGGCCCTGTGCCGGTGGACCCCAGGACTACTTCCGCCACGCCCCCCAGGctgctccttctcctcctcctgcgGCGGCGGGGGCGGCGGCGCCGGATGACAGGTCTAAGATGAATATGGGCATCGGAAAGGGATTTTCGACGGATGTCCGGGGGACGATTCCGGCGGAGGCGGTGGTGGAGGCGGTGCGGTTGGCGGAGATGGGCCACCAATTTGCGGTGGTGCATTACCCGAGGGCCTCGGCGGCGGACTTTGTGGTAGGCGTGGAGAAGGTGAATGCGGCTTTGAGGGTCCCTTGGGCTGCCGGGATGAGAGTCAGAATGTCAGTACAGACAGAGGGATTCTCCAGGACAACGGTGTTCCGTGGAACAGTGTCCGGCACCACTGTCCAGGATCAAGCCCGGTGGCCCCTTTCTCCATGGCGGATGCTTCAG GTCACCTGGGATGAGTCAGAGGTTTCACAATACCTTCAAAGTGTCAATCCTTGGCAAGTGGAGCTAGATTCTGCCACTTCTCAGATGCAAACCCCAAACTCTGACACAAAGAAACCAAGGCTGTTACAGTTTCCCAGTTTATTCATGGATGCAGAGGAGAGAATGTTCTTTCCGATGAGAGGGATGACTAATACAATGATGGCGAATATAGAACCAACACAATTCAGTTACAATATGTTTCCTGCTGGCATGCAGGGAGCCAGGCATAATTCGGTCGGTGTAACCAAATTGCCCAGTTTTGCACCCTGTATTACTGATAACTTGTACTTTGATAATCAGTGTGGCAATGACATGCAACAGAAAACAGCTGAGGTCTCTAAAGAATTGAATGCTGCGAGTACGCCACAATCGGAGAGCTCATCGCCTCTCAGCCAAGGTAGCATCCATTTCCAGGGCATGGAGCTTCCTGCTACTGCAGTTTGCAACCCAAACAAGGAAAATATTAGGCCTCCTTTTCAATTGTTTGGTCAGATCATCCACGTAGACCAGTCCCCTGATGCTGATGATGATAAAGGACAACAATG A
- the LOC103703201 gene encoding uncharacterized protein LOC103703201, whose amino-acid sequence MNIYGEDLPRCYFHPKQVVVGICSLCLRERLLNLASKQGHKHPQAEDTRRSLVLKRKLTICLPRFYAVSSILHRLKFRHQRTNDGFDECSIPSQDSFISVNFVDDDQPAPHGQNKEGGSMEYVKQPGIPRWRKKIGRLFEFAKWKGSPKPGTCKERNQGGKGWTKSLN is encoded by the exons ATGAATATCTACGGAGAAGATCTCCCACGCTGCTATTTCCACCCAAAGCAAGTAGTTGTGGGGATTTGTTCCCTTTGTCTGAGAGAGAGGCTCCTGAACTTGGCCTCAAAACAAGGCCACAAACACCCGCAGGCCGAAGACACCCGCAGATCTCTAGTTCTTAAAAGGAAACTCACCATTTGTCTTCCTAGATTCTATGCTGTCAGCTCAATTCTCCACCGCCTCAAGTTTCGGCATCAGCGAACAAATGACGGTTTCGATGAATGCTCGATCCCCAGTCAAG ATTCATTCATATCGGTCAATTTCGTCGACGATGATCAGCCTGCACCGCACGGACAGAACAAGGAAGGAGGAAGTATGGAGTATGTGAAACAACCTGGTATACCGAGGTGGCGAAAAAAGATTGGCAGGCTGTTCGAGTTCGCAAAGTGGAAGGGGTCCCCCAAGCCAGGGACATGCAAGGAGAGGAACCAGGGGGGGAAGGGTTGGACAAAGAGCCTTAATTAG
- the LOC103703200 gene encoding long chain acyl-CoA synthetase 9, chloroplastic-like, translating to MNPYIVGIFVPLLFSFMFRKSKDGKKRGVPADVGGEPGYAIRNYRFTSPVETQWEGVRTLAELFEQSCKQFSYKPLLGSRKLISRETEQTQDGRSFEKLHLGNYEWMSYVEAFKAVCSFASGLVQLGHKKDERVAIFADTRAEWLIALQGCFRRNITVVTIYASLGEEALCHSLNETEVSTVICGYKELKKLVDITGQLGTVKRVIYLNDEGISNEVSLAEKNTNWTITSFVEVERLGQENPVDAELPVSTDIAVIMYTSGSTGLPKGVMMTHGNVLATISAVMTIVPALGSKEIYLAYLPLAHILELVAENVMVAAGSSIGYGSPLTLTDTSNKIKKGTKGDASILGPTLMAAVPAVLDRVRDGVRKKVDAKGGLSKKLFDIAYTRRQAAVNGSWFGAWGLEKILWDILVFRKVQSVLGGHVRFLLSGGAPLSADTQRFINICMGAPIGQGYGLTETCAGGTFSEYDDTSVGRVGAPLPCSYIKLIDWPEGGYLITDSLMPRGEIVIGGPNVTPGYFKNEEKTKEVYKVDERGMRWFYTGDIGRFHPDGCLEIIDRKKDIVKLQHGEYVSLGKVEAVLIVSPYVDNIMLHCDPFHSYCVALVVAAQQAVENWAMKQAIAYSDFADLCQKEETIKEVHGSLVKAAKQARLEKFEIPSKIKLLPEPWTPESGLVTAALKLKRENIRKAFADDLAKLYA from the exons ATGAATCCATATATTGTTGGCATCTTTGTCCCCCTTCTGTTCTCTTTCATGTTCCGGAAATCAAAGGATGGAAAAAAACGGGGAGTGCCTGCTGATGTTGGCGGAGAACCTGGATATGCAATTCGTAACTACCGTTTCACTTCCCCTGTGGAAACTCAGTGGGAAGGGGTCAGAACACTTGCTGAATTGTTTGAGCAATCCTGCAAGCAGTTTTCATACAAGCCTTTACTTGGATCTCGGAAGCTTATTTCAAGGGAAACAGAACAAACCCAGGATGGTAGATCTTTTGAGAAGCTCCATTTGGGAAACTATGAATGGATGAGTTATGTTGAAGCTTTCAAAGCTGTATGCAGTTTTGCTTCTGGTCTAGTGCAGCTAGGCCACAAAAAGGATGAGCGTGTTGCAATCTTTGCTGATACACGGGCAGAGTGGCTGATTGCCTTACAG GGTTGCTTCAGGCGAAATATCACAGTGGTCACTATATATGCTTCCTTGGGGGAGGAAGCTCTTTGTCACTCATTAAATGAG ACAGAGGTCTCAACTGTAATCTGTGGatataaagaattaaaaaagcTGGTTGATATAACCGGACAACTTGGCACTGTAAAACGTGTGATTTATTTGAATGATGAGGGCATCTCAAACGAAGTATCATTGGCTGAGAAGAATACTAATTGGACGATTACATCGTTTGTGGAAGTAGAGAGACTGGGCCAGGAAAATCCTGTTGATGCAGAGTTGCCTGTCTCAACTGACATTGCAGTGATCATGTATACAAGTGGTAGCACTGGTTTGCCTAAG GGGGTAATGATGACACATGGCAATGTCCTAGCTACCATTTCAGCTGTTATGACAATTGTCCCTGCACTTGGTAGTAAAGAAATATACTTGGCATACCTGCCTCTAGCTCATATTCTTGAGTTAGTAGCAGAG AATGTAATGGTTGCTGCAGGAAGTTCTATAGGATATGGGTCACCTTTGACTCTTACTGATACATCTAACAAGAtaaagaaaggaacaaagggtGATGCTTCCATCTTGGGACCAACACTGATGGCTGCTGTACCTGCTGTTCTTGACCGTGTTCGTGATGGCGTGCGGAAAAAA GTAGATGCAAAGGGTGGCCTATCAAAGAAATTATttgatattgcatatactcgTAGGCAGGCAGCTGTTAATGGAAGTTGGTTTGGAGCGTGGGGTCTAGAGAAGATCCTTTGGGATATTCTTGTCTTCAGAAAGGTTCAATCAGTTTTGGGAGGTCATGTCCGTTTCCTACTTTCTGGAGGGGCTCCACTCTCTGCTGATACACAAAGATTTATCAACATATGCATGGG GGCTCCGATAGGGCAAGGATATGGTCTCACTGAAACTTGTGCTGGAGGAACATTTTCTGAATACGATGACACATCTGTTGGTCGTGTTGGCGCTCCACTTCCTTGTTCATATATCAAA CTGATTGATTGGCCAGAAGGTGGGTATTTAATTACAGATTCACTAATGCCTCGAGGGGAAATAGTTATTGGGGGTCCGAATGTAACTCCaggatatttcaaaaatgaagaaaaaaccAAGGAGGTTTACAAG GTTGATGAAAGGGGGATGAGATGGTTTTACACTGGTGATATCGGGCGATTTCATCCTGATGGTTGCCTTGAAATTATTGACCGTAAGAAGGATATAGTGAAACTCCAACATGGTGAATATGTTTCTTTAGGAAAG GTAGAGGCTGTTCTCATTGTGAGTCCTTATGTCGACAACATCATGCTCCATTGTGATCCTTTTCACAGTTACTGTGTCGCACTTGTGGTAGCTGCACAACAAGCAGTAGAAAATTGGGCTATGAAGCAGGCAATTGCTTACAGTGATTTTGCGGATTTATGCCAAAAGGAGGAGACTATCAAAGAAGTGCATGGATCATTAGTAAAG GCAGCAAAACAAGCACGTTTGGAGAAGTTTGAAATTCCATCCAAGATCAAATTGCTTCCCGAACCATGGACACCTGAGTCTGGTCTCGTCACTGCTGCACTCAAGCTTAAGAGAGAGAACATCAGAAAGGCGTTTGCTGATGATCTTGCCAAGCTGTATGCTTGA
- the LOC103703199 gene encoding uncharacterized protein LOC103703199, which translates to MPTTAGVSPSSSSSSSTTTTSASSASAVTSAAFRNPNPSGDPMQASLESIPKAQSRIHALAALLAAPALASLADSDRPARSLLYSSDAYAAVSAAVSAPLSGSGDDPLCQWLYETFQASDPDLRLVVLSFLPLLSGIYLSRVVATFAADAHQPSLAGFEAVLLALYSAEAKARAGKPLLVSVPDLSQPSLYHSPRPSAAAAGPRGSTAAHRGSAASTPSHPAAQPSVGVLSPSLEPQIAVKSTKRACIVGVVLECYYKKIALMPSRSKIDLCEFVASWAGQDCSCRFELDDEPNPTSSSSSSSPEIRNFSEDDGGVGKVAEGMGKLGIQERPNGHQCNGEEKESGRTSRGSRVPLPWELLQPVLRILGHCLLGPMNPQEVKDAASMAVRCVYARASHDLVPQAILATRSLIQLDKNARKAAKAATMAGTPGTSSNTNTPRKSKKPEILLVSK; encoded by the coding sequence ATGCCGACCACCGCAGGCGTCtcaccgtcctcctcctcctcctcctccaccaccactaccagcgcctcctccgcctccgctgTGACCTCCGCCGCCTtccgaaaccctaaccctagcggTGACCCCATGCAAGCTTCGTTGGAGTCCATCCCTAAGGCCCAGTCCCGCATCCACGCCCTCGCTGCCCTCCTCGCCGCCCCCGCCCTCGCCTCCCTCGCCGACTCCGACCGCCCCGCTCGCTCCCTTCTCTACTCCTCCGACGCCTACGCTGCCGTCTCCGCCGCCGTCTCCGCTCCCCTCTCCGGCTCTGGGGACGACCCCCTCTGCCAGTGGCTCTACGAGACCTTCCAGGCCTCCGACCCCGATCTCCGCCTCGtcgtcctctccttcctccccctcctctccggcatcTACCTCTCCCGCGTCGTCGCCACCTTCGCCGCCGACGCCCACCAGCCGTCCCTCGCCGGCTTCGAGGCCGTCCTTCTGGCCCTCTACTCCGCCGAGGCCAAGGCCCGCGCTGGGAAGCCCCTCCTCGTCTCCGTACCCGACCTTTCCCAGCCCTCCCTCTACCACTCTCCCcgcccctccgccgccgccgcgggCCCCCGTGGCTCCACCGCGGCCCACCGTGGCTCCGCCGCATCTACCCCTTCCCACCCCGCTGCCCAGCCCTCCGTTGGTGTCCTCTCCCCGTCCCTTGAGCCTCAGATCGCGGTCAAATCCACCAAGCGAGCTTGCATCGTCGGCGTCGTTCTTGAGTGCTACTACAAGAAGATCGCCCTCATGCCGAGCCGATCAAAGATCGACCTCTGCGAGTTTGTCGCATCCTGGGCCGGCCAGGACTGCTCCTGTCGCTTCGAGCTCGACGACGAGCCCAATCccacctcttcctcctcctcctcctctccagaAATTAGGAACTTCTCGGAGGACGATGGTGGGGTTGGGAAAGTGGCAGAGGGGATGGGTAAGCTAGGGATTCAAGAAAGGCCCAACGGCCACCAATGCAatggagaggagaaggagagtggTAGGACCTCGAGGGGGTCGAGGGTGCCGCTTCCTTGGGAGCTCCTCCAGCCAGTGCTGAGGATATTGGGACACTGCCTTCTTGGTCCGATGAACCCACAGGAGGTGAAGGATGCTGCGTCGATGGCTGTGCGGTGCGTCTATGCTCGGGCTTCCCATGATCTCGTGCCACAAGCCATTTTAGCTACCCGCAGCTTGATTCAGCTGGATAAAAATGCTCGGAAGGCAGCGAAGGCTGCGACAATGGCCGGTACACCAGGCACATCTTCCAACACAAACACGCCGAGAAAGTCAAAGAAGCCAGAGATCCTTTTGGTCTCAAAATGA